In Dyadobacter sp. NIV53, a single window of DNA contains:
- a CDS encoding restriction endonuclease subunit S, whose protein sequence is MKSEFSSPKNPTFAQMAPFTTQQQSKPGYKLFDDQLFMNWKKVRLGNYINVISGFAFDSQLFNNEKLGMPLVRIRDVGKNSTETYFNSTYRNEFVINDGNILVSMDGEFRIAEWKGGKALVNQRVCWLKTKDLLQLDERFLLYNLPNKLKSIEDSTSFVTVKHLSVKSINEIQIPLPDLATQKHIASILDKADALRQQNRQLLTYYDALLQSTFIGCLVI, encoded by the coding sequence ATGAAATCAGAATTTTCATCACCCAAAAACCCTACATTTGCACAAATGGCCCCCTTTACCACACAACAGCAAAGTAAGCCCGGATACAAATTATTTGATGATCAGTTATTTATGAATTGGAAGAAAGTTAGGTTAGGTAATTATATTAATGTCATTTCAGGATTTGCATTTGACTCTCAATTATTCAACAATGAAAAATTAGGGATGCCTTTGGTTAGAATTAGAGATGTTGGTAAAAATTCAACAGAGACATATTTTAATTCAACTTATAGAAATGAATTTGTTATTAATGATGGAAACATATTAGTATCAATGGATGGTGAATTTAGAATTGCAGAATGGAAGGGAGGGAAAGCATTAGTAAATCAGCGAGTATGTTGGTTGAAAACCAAAGATTTATTACAGCTCGATGAACGCTTTTTACTTTATAATCTCCCTAATAAGTTAAAATCAATTGAAGATTCAACATCATTTGTTACGGTTAAACATTTGTCAGTAAAATCTATAAATGAAATCCAAATCCCACTTCCAGACCTCGCAACCCAAAAACACATTGCCTCCATATTAGACAAAGCCGATGCACTACGCCAGCAA
- a CDS encoding STING domain-containing protein: MEMKPRVFIGSSSEGLDVAEYVKSYLGTDFECFLWTDDIFQNNESVFETLLKSASLFDFGIMVATKDDFLTSRKVEFDSPRDNIVFEYGLFLGRVGPGRAFVIQEEGTKLPSDLYGITTPSFKRTPNLVHADRLNNELRKISKVMKEKISIGELGLLPSTALAIGYYDNFVALTCESLCTKGELIVEGKMFREFQFSIIIPNDLDSDIKKRSKLFSTKHKLRQVQIEAAGRSYPISVSYQEGDHILKIYDMPTTLNGIDRAIEMYMRKGHIGKTEEQQLLEDRELRNFTRVLQLLIDNDSYCKQLVKIVNENNTSF; the protein is encoded by the coding sequence ATGGAAATGAAACCACGTGTTTTTATCGGCTCATCCTCTGAAGGTCTGGACGTTGCCGAATATGTTAAATCTTATCTTGGAACTGATTTCGAGTGCTTTTTATGGACGGACGATATTTTTCAAAATAATGAAAGTGTCTTTGAAACTCTTTTAAAAAGTGCCAGCCTTTTTGACTTCGGAATAATGGTAGCGACAAAAGATGACTTTCTGACCAGTCGTAAAGTTGAGTTTGATAGTCCAAGAGATAATATCGTTTTCGAATATGGTTTGTTTTTAGGCAGAGTCGGCCCGGGCCGCGCCTTTGTTATTCAGGAGGAAGGAACAAAGCTACCTTCGGATTTATACGGGATAACGACACCAAGTTTCAAAAGAACGCCAAATCTCGTTCATGCTGATAGACTCAACAATGAACTGCGAAAAATCAGTAAAGTCATGAAAGAGAAGATTAGTATCGGTGAGTTGGGATTACTTCCTTCAACAGCTTTGGCAATTGGCTATTATGATAATTTTGTAGCACTAACCTGTGAAAGTCTGTGTACAAAAGGAGAGTTGATAGTGGAGGGAAAAATGTTCAGAGAATTTCAATTCAGCATTATTATACCGAATGACCTGGATAGTGACATTAAAAAACGATCAAAATTGTTTTCGACAAAACACAAACTTCGACAGGTTCAGATAGAAGCGGCCGGACGGAGTTATCCTATTTCTGTTTCTTATCAGGAAGGTGATCATATATTGAAAATTTATGATATGCCAACAACGCTTAATGGTATTGACCGTGCAATAGAAATGTATATGCGAAAAGGTCATATTGGCAAGACGGAGGAACAGCAACTACTGGAAGACCGGGAACTTCGCAACTTTACAAGAGTCCTTCAATTGCTCATTGACAATGATTCTTACTGCAAACAGCTGGTTAAGATTGTTAATGAAAACAACACTTCATTTTAA